The following coding sequences are from one Streptomyces sp. NBC_01485 window:
- a CDS encoding Gfo/Idh/MocA family protein, with protein sequence MRIGILGLGRIGAFHAETLSGLDAVESLVVADPFAEAAKKAAERFGAEVADSPEAVLDAGVDGVVVAAATDAHPGLILAAVEAGIPVFCEKPVARTMAEGVAVLKAVQGSSVPIQIGYNRRFDAGFVAARAAVQAGELGKLHTVRSTTLDPAPPPAAYIAASGGIFRDCSVHDFDIIRWVTGREVTEVYAVGGNRGADYIKEAGDADTTGAILTLDDGTIAVVSNSRHNARGYDVRMEIHGFADSIAVGLEDKLPLRSVEPGVTFPAGTPHDFFMDRFAAAYRAELTAFTEVVAGHRPSPCTIEDALEAGWIADACTLSLHEHRPVTIAEVRAA encoded by the coding sequence ATGCGCATCGGAATCCTCGGCCTCGGCCGCATCGGCGCCTTCCACGCCGAGACCCTCTCCGGACTCGACGCCGTCGAGTCGCTCGTCGTGGCCGACCCGTTCGCGGAAGCCGCCAAGAAGGCGGCCGAGCGGTTCGGCGCCGAGGTCGCGGACTCCCCCGAAGCCGTGCTGGACGCCGGTGTGGACGGTGTCGTGGTCGCCGCCGCGACCGACGCCCACCCGGGCCTGATCCTGGCCGCCGTCGAGGCGGGCATCCCCGTCTTCTGCGAGAAGCCCGTCGCCAGGACGATGGCAGAGGGCGTCGCCGTGCTCAAGGCCGTCCAGGGCAGTTCCGTCCCCATCCAGATCGGCTACAACCGCCGCTTCGACGCGGGCTTCGTGGCCGCGCGGGCCGCCGTACAGGCCGGTGAGCTGGGCAAGCTGCACACGGTCCGCTCGACCACGCTGGACCCGGCCCCGCCGCCGGCCGCGTACATCGCCGCCTCCGGGGGCATCTTCCGGGACTGTTCCGTGCACGACTTCGACATCATCCGCTGGGTGACGGGCCGCGAGGTCACCGAGGTGTACGCGGTCGGCGGCAACCGGGGCGCCGACTACATCAAGGAGGCGGGCGACGCCGACACCACCGGCGCGATCCTCACCCTCGACGACGGCACGATCGCGGTGGTCTCCAACTCCCGCCACAACGCCCGCGGTTACGACGTCCGCATGGAGATCCACGGCTTCGCGGACTCGATCGCCGTGGGTCTGGAGGACAAGCTGCCGCTGCGCTCGGTGGAGCCCGGGGTGACCTTCCCGGCCGGCACCCCGCACGACTTCTTCATGGACCGCTTCGCCGCCGCCTACCGCGCCGAACTCACCGCGTTCACCGAGGTCGTGGCAGGCCACCGGCCTTCGCCCTGCACGATCGAGGACGCCTTGGAGGCGGGCTGGATCGCGGACGCCTGCACGCTGTCGCTGCACGAGCACCGGCCGGTGACGATCGCCGAGGTCCGCGCCGCCTGA
- a CDS encoding SDR family oxidoreductase: MGLLDDKVVLVNGGSQGVGAAIARAAVREGALVAVTGRRPEPGEALAAELTAAGGKALFVRADLSDAGQAKASVAETVAAYGRVDCLVNSAGLTSRGTLLDTTPELFDEHIAINLKAPFFAMQAAVADMLAREAPGTIVNIITTSSHGGQPFLAPYVASKAGLVGLTRNAAHAHRFDRVRINGLNIGWTATEGEDATQKAFHDAGDDWREQAAARLPMGKLGQPDEIADFVVFLLSERSGVVTGSVIDWDQNVLGGMD; encoded by the coding sequence ATGGGACTTCTCGACGACAAGGTCGTCCTCGTCAACGGCGGCAGCCAGGGGGTGGGCGCGGCCATCGCGCGGGCGGCGGTCCGCGAGGGCGCGCTCGTCGCCGTCACCGGACGGCGGCCCGAGCCGGGCGAGGCGCTGGCGGCGGAGCTGACCGCGGCGGGCGGCAAGGCGCTCTTCGTCCGGGCCGACCTGTCGGACGCCGGGCAGGCGAAGGCGTCGGTGGCCGAGACGGTCGCCGCGTACGGCCGGGTCGACTGCCTGGTCAACTCGGCCGGTCTGACGTCCCGGGGCACGCTCCTGGACACCACGCCCGAGCTGTTCGACGAGCACATCGCGATCAACCTCAAGGCGCCGTTCTTCGCCATGCAGGCGGCGGTGGCGGACATGCTGGCCCGCGAGGCGCCCGGCACGATCGTCAACATCATCACCACCTCGTCGCACGGCGGTCAGCCGTTCCTCGCGCCGTACGTCGCCTCCAAGGCCGGCCTGGTCGGGCTGACCCGCAACGCGGCGCACGCCCATCGCTTCGACCGGGTGCGGATCAACGGCCTGAACATCGGCTGGACGGCCACCGAGGGCGAGGACGCGACGCAGAAGGCGTTCCACGACGCCGGGGACGACTGGCGCGAGCAGGCGGCGGCCCGGCTGCCGATGGGCAAGCTGGGCCAGCCGGACGAGATCGCCGACTTCGTGGTCTTCCTGCTGTCCGAGCGCTCGGGCGTGGTCACCGGTTCGGTGATCGACTGGGACCAGAACGTGCTGGGCGGGATGGACTAA
- a CDS encoding phytanoyl-CoA dioxygenase family protein gives MSFTSGPDRAGAAGDRSWLSEQDCDLDAFRSLVERKAELADFPHAAAVEGNVLVYDSERLRAAGADRAVRAELVRALTDGPGVVVFRGAFPDPAVVDRATAVFDALIAEQHASGATAGDHFAKPGANDRVWNALEKAALYDPEAFADYYANDVLALVSRAWLGPGYQVTSQVNVVNPGGAAQSPHRDYHLGFLSNDAAAAYPAHVHRLSPVLTLQGAVAHCDMPVESGPTLYLPYSQGYEPGYLAWRLPKFQEYFEQHHVQLPLAKGDAAFFNPAVFHAAGTNRTAGVRRMANLLQVSSAFGRAMETVDREAVANAVFPVLLKRRAQGVGQEWLERVVAASAEGYPFPTNLDNDPPVDGLAPATQADVVRRALHEEWTPQALRDELRAGAERRIS, from the coding sequence ATGTCCTTCACTTCCGGGCCGGACCGTGCCGGGGCTGCCGGGGACCGCTCCTGGCTGTCCGAGCAGGACTGCGACCTCGACGCCTTCCGCTCGCTGGTCGAGCGCAAGGCCGAACTCGCCGACTTCCCGCACGCCGCCGCGGTCGAGGGGAACGTCCTCGTCTACGACAGTGAGCGCCTGCGCGCCGCCGGCGCGGACCGTGCGGTGCGCGCCGAGCTGGTGCGGGCCCTGACCGACGGTCCCGGCGTCGTCGTCTTCCGGGGCGCCTTCCCCGATCCGGCGGTCGTCGACCGGGCCACCGCCGTCTTCGACGCGCTCATCGCCGAGCAGCACGCCTCGGGTGCGACCGCCGGCGACCACTTCGCGAAGCCGGGCGCCAACGACCGCGTCTGGAACGCCCTGGAGAAGGCCGCCCTGTACGACCCGGAGGCGTTCGCCGACTACTACGCCAACGACGTCCTCGCGCTGGTCTCGCGAGCCTGGCTGGGCCCCGGCTACCAGGTGACCTCGCAGGTCAACGTGGTCAACCCGGGCGGCGCGGCGCAGAGCCCGCACCGCGACTACCACCTCGGGTTCCTCTCCAACGACGCGGCCGCCGCCTATCCGGCGCACGTCCACCGCCTCTCCCCGGTGCTCACGCTCCAGGGCGCGGTGGCGCACTGCGACATGCCGGTGGAGTCCGGCCCCACGCTGTACCTGCCCTACTCGCAAGGGTACGAGCCCGGCTATCTGGCGTGGCGACTGCCCAAGTTCCAGGAGTACTTCGAGCAGCACCATGTCCAACTCCCCCTGGCGAAGGGCGACGCGGCCTTCTTCAACCCGGCCGTCTTCCACGCCGCCGGCACCAACCGCACCGCCGGCGTACGCCGGATGGCCAACCTGCTCCAGGTGTCCTCGGCCTTCGGGCGCGCGATGGAGACCGTGGACCGCGAGGCGGTGGCGAACGCGGTCTTCCCCGTGCTGCTGAAGCGCCGGGCGCAGGGCGTGGGCCAGGAGTGGCTGGAGCGGGTCGTGGCCGCGAGCGCCGAGGGCTACCCCTTCCCCACCAACCTCGACAACGACCCGCCGGTCGACGGTCTGGCCCCGGCCACACAGGCGGACGTCGTACGGCGGGCGCTGCACGAGGAGTGGACCCCGCAGGCACTCCGGGACGAGCTGCGGGCCGGCGCCGAGCGGCGCATCAGCTGA
- a CDS encoding LacI family DNA-binding transcriptional regulator yields MGHPFPIREIARQAGLSEATVDRVLNGRGGVRESTVQEVQRAIADLDRQRTQVRLTGRTFMIDIVMQSPERFSTAVRAALEAELPSLHPAVLRSRFHFRETGPVRELVSTLDRIVRRGSQGVILKAPDVPEVTAAVGRLVAAGIPVVTLVTDLPASARLGYVGIDDRSAGATAAYLTGQWLGDRPGNVLTSLSSGFFRNEEEREMGFRSVMRARHPERALVEIAEGQGLDATQYDLVRAALERDPDIRAVYSIGGGNIATLRAFADLGRECAVFVAHDLDHDNTRLLSEHRLSAVLHHDLRHDVREACHTVMRAHGALPPAGPMLPSPIQVVTPYNMPPQTTAG; encoded by the coding sequence GTGGGTCACCCCTTCCCCATCCGTGAGATCGCACGTCAGGCGGGCCTCAGTGAGGCCACCGTCGACCGGGTCCTCAACGGCAGGGGAGGGGTGCGCGAGTCCACCGTGCAGGAGGTCCAGCGGGCCATCGCCGACCTGGACCGCCAGCGCACGCAGGTCAGACTCACCGGCCGCACCTTCATGATCGACATCGTGATGCAGTCGCCGGAACGGTTCAGCACCGCCGTCCGGGCCGCCCTGGAGGCCGAGCTGCCGTCCCTGCACCCGGCAGTGCTGCGCTCCCGCTTCCACTTCCGGGAGACCGGACCGGTGCGGGAGCTGGTCTCGACCCTGGACCGGATAGTGCGGCGCGGTTCGCAGGGGGTGATCCTCAAGGCGCCGGACGTCCCCGAGGTCACCGCCGCCGTCGGCCGGCTGGTGGCCGCCGGCATCCCGGTCGTCACCCTGGTCACGGACCTGCCCGCCAGCGCCCGCCTCGGCTACGTCGGCATCGACGACCGGTCCGCCGGCGCCACCGCCGCCTACCTCACGGGCCAGTGGCTCGGAGACCGCCCCGGCAATGTGCTCACCAGCCTGAGCAGCGGATTCTTCCGCAACGAGGAGGAGCGCGAGATGGGCTTCCGCAGCGTGATGCGGGCCCGCCATCCCGAGCGCGCGCTCGTCGAGATCGCCGAGGGACAGGGGCTGGACGCCACCCAGTACGACCTCGTCCGGGCCGCGCTGGAACGCGACCCGGACATCCGCGCCGTCTACTCCATCGGCGGCGGCAACATCGCCACCCTGCGCGCCTTCGCCGACCTCGGCCGGGAGTGCGCCGTGTTCGTCGCGCACGACCTCGACCACGACAACACCCGGCTGCTGAGCGAGCACCGGCTGTCCGCCGTCCTCCACCACGACCTGCGCCACGACGTGCGCGAGGCCTGCCACACCGTGATGCGGGCCCACGGCGCGCTGCCGCCGGCCGGGCCCATGCTGCCGTCGCCGATCCAGGTGGTCACCCCGTACAACATGCCGCCCCAGACGACGGCCGGCTGA
- a CDS encoding Gfo/Idh/MocA family protein gives MVDALGVAVVGFGWMGRVHSQAYARVRHHYPGLALRPELVTVAEEVPGRAEEAADQFGFAAVTRDWREVAADPRVRAVSITAPNFLHREIGVAMAEAGKHIWIEKPVGLTPGDARAVADAVAAAGVQGTVGFNYRNAPAVETARDLIAAGEIGAVTHVRIRLFSDYAAHPDGALTWRFERERGGSGVLGDLASHGADLARFLLGDLAALTADTAVFVPERARPTGATAGHSRAAGGELGPVENEDYVNCLLRFASGARGVLEACRVSVGEQNNYGFEVHGTKGAVFWDFRRMNELGVSRGTTYQDQPVSTVYVGPGDGEFGAFQPGAANAMGYDDLKVVEAYRFLRSVAEGTPYGATLADAVHSATVLEAMTRSAESGSWVDVRP, from the coding sequence GTGGTGGATGCGCTCGGAGTCGCCGTCGTCGGGTTCGGCTGGATGGGCCGGGTGCACAGCCAGGCGTACGCCCGCGTCCGGCACCACTATCCGGGGCTGGCGCTGCGTCCCGAGCTGGTGACCGTCGCCGAGGAGGTGCCCGGCCGGGCGGAGGAGGCCGCCGACCAGTTCGGCTTCGCCGCCGTCACCCGGGACTGGCGCGAGGTGGCCGCCGACCCGCGCGTGCGGGCCGTCAGCATCACCGCGCCGAACTTCCTGCACCGTGAGATCGGTGTCGCGATGGCCGAGGCCGGCAAGCACATCTGGATCGAGAAGCCGGTCGGCCTCACCCCGGGTGACGCCCGGGCGGTGGCGGACGCGGTGGCCGCGGCGGGCGTCCAGGGCACGGTCGGCTTCAACTACCGCAACGCGCCCGCCGTGGAGACGGCCCGCGACCTGATCGCCGCCGGTGAGATCGGCGCGGTCACCCACGTCCGCATACGCCTGTTCAGCGACTACGCGGCCCACCCGGACGGCGCCCTGACCTGGCGGTTCGAGCGGGAGCGGGGCGGCAGCGGAGTGCTGGGCGACCTGGCCTCGCACGGCGCCGACCTGGCCCGTTTCCTGCTCGGCGACCTCGCCGCCCTGACGGCCGACACAGCGGTCTTCGTACCCGAGCGGGCCCGCCCGACCGGGGCGACGGCGGGCCACAGCCGCGCCGCCGGCGGTGAGCTCGGCCCGGTCGAGAACGAGGACTACGTCAACTGTCTGCTGCGCTTCGCCTCCGGCGCGCGGGGCGTGCTGGAGGCCTGCCGGGTCTCGGTCGGCGAGCAGAACAACTACGGCTTCGAGGTGCACGGCACCAAGGGCGCGGTGTTCTGGGACTTCAGGAGGATGAACGAACTGGGCGTCAGCCGCGGCACGACGTACCAGGACCAGCCGGTGAGCACGGTGTACGTCGGCCCGGGCGACGGCGAGTTCGGCGCCTTCCAGCCGGGCGCGGCGAACGCCATGGGCTACGACGACCTGAAGGTGGTGGAGGCGTACCGCTTCCTGCGCTCGGTCGCCGAGGGCACCCCGTACGGGGCGACCCTCGCGGACGCGGTGCACAGCGCGACCGTGCTGGAGGCCATGACCCGGTCGGCGGAAAGCGGCTCCTGGGTGGACGTGCGCCCGTAG
- a CDS encoding LacI family DNA-binding transcriptional regulator produces the protein MRPPTIRDVADRAGVSKSLVSLVLRGSEQVRAEKREAVLRAVRELGYRPNAAARSLSEQRTRTVGVLLHDLRNPWYVDLLDGLNSLLHASGLHMLLADARLNRRAGQDPAGPFLDLGADGLVVVGTLPDPAALETVAARMPVVVAGAREPVPAGVDLVANDDEHGARLATEHLVGLGHRRIAHLAGYGAAADLRRRGFEATMSARGAAAADGAPVEAGDMTEEGGYRATVRLLARADRPTAVFAVNDMTAVGVLSAAEELGLRVPRDLSVVGYDDTSISRLRHVWLTTVDGAGREVGRRAARCLLDRLEQPGGEGRVHLAAPTLEVRGTTAPPPTD, from the coding sequence ATGAGACCGCCGACCATCCGTGACGTCGCCGACCGGGCCGGTGTGTCCAAGTCGCTGGTCTCCCTCGTGCTGCGCGGCTCCGAGCAGGTGCGCGCCGAGAAGCGGGAGGCCGTCCTGCGGGCCGTGCGCGAGCTGGGCTACCGGCCCAACGCGGCCGCTCGCAGCCTCAGCGAGCAGCGCACCCGCACGGTCGGCGTCCTGCTGCACGACCTGCGCAACCCCTGGTACGTCGACCTCCTCGACGGCCTGAACTCCCTGCTGCACGCGAGCGGCCTGCACATGCTGCTCGCCGACGCCCGCCTCAACCGCCGCGCAGGCCAGGACCCGGCCGGTCCCTTCCTCGACCTGGGGGCGGACGGACTGGTCGTCGTCGGCACCCTGCCCGACCCGGCGGCCCTGGAGACCGTCGCCGCCCGGATGCCGGTCGTCGTCGCGGGGGCCCGCGAGCCGGTGCCGGCCGGGGTGGACCTGGTCGCCAACGACGACGAGCACGGCGCCCGCCTGGCCACCGAGCACCTCGTCGGACTCGGCCACCGCCGCATCGCCCACCTCGCGGGGTACGGCGCCGCCGCCGACCTGCGCCGACGCGGCTTCGAGGCCACCATGAGCGCGCGGGGAGCGGCCGCGGCCGACGGGGCGCCGGTCGAGGCGGGTGACATGACCGAGGAGGGCGGCTATCGGGCCACCGTCCGGCTGCTCGCCCGCGCCGACCGGCCCACGGCCGTGTTCGCCGTCAACGACATGACGGCGGTCGGGGTGCTGTCGGCGGCCGAGGAACTGGGCCTGCGCGTACCGCGCGACCTGTCCGTGGTCGGCTACGACGACACCAGCATCTCCCGGCTGCGCCATGTGTGGCTCACGACCGTCGACGGCGCCGGCCGCGAGGTCGGCCGCCGGGCCGCCCGCTGCCTCCTCGACCGTCTCGAACAGCCCGGGGGAGAGGGGCGCGTGCACCTGGCCGCACCGACCCTGGAGGTCCGGGGGACGACGGCGCCTCCGCCGACGGACTGA
- a CDS encoding alpha/beta fold hydrolase produces the protein MGERRDVRRAGASNASHRVLMIPGALCTTEFYADVMAEPAVAGLGMVAATQPGFGRTEAPEDVSMENYARLMAEFAAESGCDAVVGHSLGANVAIEMAALGLFKGPLVLLSPTFSRGDEATFLTVLNAVGRVPGLGGAAWTALLKLLPWSVKHELPPQRAEALAAVMGGNDPTACRRIVRGYYAYLDRYPSLAPRLCGAGVPAWVVRGDRDMIGLTDGERRDLRACPQVRMVTVADAGHLLLVDQPAAVAEIVAEAATASVR, from the coding sequence ATGGGTGAGCGTCGGGATGTTCGCCGGGCGGGCGCGTCGAACGCCTCGCACCGGGTGCTGATGATTCCGGGCGCGCTGTGCACGACCGAGTTCTACGCGGACGTCATGGCCGAGCCTGCGGTGGCGGGCCTGGGGATGGTCGCGGCGACCCAGCCGGGCTTCGGCCGTACCGAGGCGCCCGAGGACGTGTCCATGGAGAACTACGCCCGGCTGATGGCGGAGTTCGCCGCCGAGTCCGGTTGCGACGCCGTCGTCGGGCACAGCCTGGGCGCGAACGTGGCGATCGAGATGGCCGCGCTGGGCCTGTTCAAGGGGCCACTGGTGCTGCTGTCGCCGACCTTCTCGCGTGGCGACGAGGCGACGTTCCTGACCGTGCTGAACGCGGTGGGCAGGGTGCCCGGCCTGGGCGGCGCGGCCTGGACGGCCCTGCTCAAACTGCTGCCCTGGTCCGTGAAACACGAACTGCCGCCGCAGCGCGCCGAGGCGCTGGCGGCGGTCATGGGCGGCAACGATCCGACGGCCTGCCGACGGATCGTGCGGGGCTACTACGCCTACCTGGACCGGTATCCGTCGCTGGCCCCGAGGCTGTGCGGGGCGGGCGTGCCCGCCTGGGTGGTGCGCGGCGACCGCGACATGATCGGCCTGACGGACGGCGAGCGGCGCGACCTGCGGGCCTGCCCGCAGGTCCGCATGGTCACCGTGGCGGACGCGGGGCACCTCCTCCTCGTCGACCAGCCGGCCGCGGTCGCCGAGATCGTCGCGGAGGCGGCCACGGCGTCGGTGCGCTGA
- a CDS encoding class I SAM-dependent methyltransferase, with product MAALRPAYQADIAAGLERFFEPRSTTCPWCGSGELTTRLRTTDLLQHKPGRFVLDRCEACGHTFQNPRLSAEGLEFYYRDFYDGLGEKKLGDTFGGRTKMYRGRAESMLPHDPGPKTWLDVGTGHGHFCAAAQEVLPGTTFDGLDFTDGVELAEREGRVEHGYRGSFPDLAPELAARYDVVSMFHYLEHSTDPDRELRAAWQTVRPGGHLLIEVPDPESRYARLLGRFWLPWLQPQHLHFVPVANLRRRLTDLGFTVVDEQHAEPHDPVDLLAAVWLALDHAAPRDDAPWLPRPPGALRRTLRAALLVAGIPALIAGTLLDRFAVRPLSHRLGVSNAYRLVARRD from the coding sequence ATCGCCGCGCTGCGCCCCGCCTACCAGGCGGACATCGCGGCCGGCCTGGAGCGCTTCTTCGAGCCCCGGAGCACCACCTGCCCCTGGTGCGGCTCGGGCGAACTGACCACCCGGCTGCGCACCACCGACCTGCTCCAGCACAAGCCGGGCCGCTTCGTCCTGGACCGCTGCGAGGCCTGCGGGCACACCTTCCAGAACCCCCGACTCAGCGCGGAAGGCCTGGAGTTCTACTACCGGGACTTCTACGACGGGCTGGGCGAGAAGAAGCTCGGCGACACCTTCGGGGGCCGTACGAAGATGTACCGGGGGCGGGCCGAGTCGATGCTGCCGCACGATCCCGGGCCGAAGACCTGGCTGGACGTCGGCACCGGGCACGGTCACTTCTGCGCGGCCGCCCAGGAGGTGCTGCCCGGGACGACGTTCGACGGGCTCGACTTCACCGACGGCGTCGAACTCGCCGAACGGGAGGGCCGGGTGGAGCACGGCTACCGGGGCAGTTTCCCCGACCTCGCGCCCGAACTGGCCGCCCGCTACGACGTGGTGAGCATGTTCCACTACCTGGAGCACAGCACCGACCCCGACCGCGAACTGCGCGCCGCCTGGCAGACGGTGCGACCCGGCGGACATCTGCTGATCGAGGTCCCGGACCCCGAGAGCCGCTACGCCCGCCTCCTGGGCCGCTTCTGGCTGCCCTGGTTGCAGCCGCAGCACCTGCACTTCGTCCCGGTGGCCAATCTGCGCCGCCGTCTGACGGACCTGGGCTTCACCGTGGTGGACGAGCAGCACGCCGAGCCGCACGACCCGGTCGACCTGCTGGCCGCCGTCTGGCTGGCGCTGGACCACGCGGCCCCCCGCGACGACGCGCCCTGGCTGCCCAGACCGCCGGGCGCGCTGCGCCGCACCCTGCGCGCAGCGCTGCTCGTCGCCGGGATCCCTGCGCTGATCGCGGGCACCCTGCTCGACCGCTTCGCGGTGCGTCCGCTGTCACACCGGCTGGGCGTCTCCAACGCGTACCGGCTCGTGGCCCGCCGCGACTGA
- a CDS encoding glycosyltransferase, with translation MSRFLFVVPPLVGHINPAVGVAAELTARGHLVAWACPDPELVSRLAGPGAGAVFACAGGPQGERPAELRGPEALKFLWEWYLLPLAEAMAPGVRAAVREFRPDVVVADQQAFAGALVAERLGLPWATSATTSAEFTDPLSGLPKVREWLDTRLAELRAAVGDPAGTADPRFSPHLVLAFSAPELAGGSHTGVRWVGPSITARPSASGFPWEWLDPGRATVLVTLGTANTDVGGRFLDECRSALRERADRVQGVIVDPGGTLAPQGDDKDVLIVPSVPQLTLLGRGVGAVVCHAGHNSVCEALWHGVPLVVAPIRDDQPVVAGQVADAGAGVRVRFGRVTAQKLGAALDSVLDDPGYRAAADRIRTAFRAAGGAQAAAAHLDELAREFR, from the coding sequence GTGAGCCGATTCCTGTTCGTCGTACCGCCGTTGGTCGGGCACATCAACCCGGCGGTCGGCGTCGCCGCCGAACTCACCGCGCGTGGGCACCTGGTGGCGTGGGCCTGTCCCGATCCGGAGCTGGTGAGCCGGCTGGCGGGCCCCGGGGCCGGGGCGGTCTTCGCGTGTGCCGGGGGCCCGCAGGGTGAGCGGCCCGCCGAACTGCGCGGTCCGGAGGCGCTGAAGTTCCTGTGGGAGTGGTACCTGCTGCCGCTGGCGGAGGCGATGGCGCCGGGCGTGCGGGCGGCCGTCCGGGAGTTCCGGCCGGACGTGGTCGTCGCCGACCAACAGGCCTTCGCCGGGGCGCTGGTGGCGGAGCGGCTGGGGCTGCCGTGGGCGACCTCGGCGACCACGTCGGCCGAGTTCACCGACCCGCTCTCCGGGCTGCCCAAGGTCAGGGAGTGGCTGGACACGCGGCTGGCCGAACTCCGGGCCGCCGTCGGGGATCCGGCGGGCACGGCCGACCCCCGCTTCTCCCCGCATCTCGTACTCGCCTTCAGCGCACCGGAGTTGGCGGGCGGCTCACACACGGGGGTGCGCTGGGTGGGTCCGTCGATCACGGCCCGCCCGTCCGCCTCCGGCTTCCCCTGGGAGTGGCTCGACCCCGGCCGCGCCACCGTGCTGGTCACGCTCGGCACCGCGAACACCGACGTCGGCGGCCGGTTCCTCGACGAGTGCCGGAGCGCGCTGCGGGAGCGGGCCGACCGCGTGCAGGGGGTGATCGTCGATCCGGGCGGCACGCTGGCGCCGCAGGGCGACGACAAGGACGTACTGATCGTGCCGTCCGTGCCTCAACTCACCTTGCTGGGAAGAGGAGTCGGGGCGGTGGTCTGTCACGCGGGGCACAACAGCGTGTGCGAGGCGCTGTGGCACGGGGTTCCGCTCGTCGTGGCTCCCATCCGCGACGACCAGCCGGTCGTGGCCGGGCAGGTCGCGGACGCGGGGGCCGGGGTGCGGGTCCGTTTCGGCCGGGTCACCGCGCAGAAACTGGGCGCGGCACTCGACTCCGTGCTGGACGACCCCGGGTACCGCGCCGCGGCGGACCGGATCCGTACGGCGTTCCGCGCCGCGGGCGGCGCCCAGGCCGCCGCGGCCCATCTCGACGAGCTGGCCAGGGAGTTCAGATGA
- a CDS encoding alpha/beta fold hydrolase yields MAMVDTGAVRLHVQRIGPPAGRPATATVVLVHGLLTDSLASYYFTVAPAFAAAGLDVVMYDLRGHGRSERPVDGYTLDDNIDDLEALLDRLAVTGPVHLVGNSYGGTIAFGYAARNPGRAASVSLIESEPATAAWAVKLGGILDRVVSQLAHNEPDAIAWITAHRGPNTARLARGAARLARETSLGRDIPASRVLTDDQIAAVRCPVLGLYGGDSDLAELAPWLEAMLPDCRTVVIPGHEHSVLVEASGTVGGHILSLVEEAGRVAAEAAG; encoded by the coding sequence ATGGCGATGGTCGACACCGGCGCCGTCCGGTTGCACGTACAGCGGATCGGTCCCCCGGCGGGCCGGCCGGCCACCGCCACCGTGGTACTGGTGCACGGTCTGCTCACCGACAGCCTGGCCAGCTACTACTTCACCGTCGCACCCGCGTTCGCGGCGGCCGGCCTCGACGTCGTCATGTACGACCTGCGCGGCCACGGCCGCAGTGAACGCCCCGTCGACGGCTACACGTTGGACGACAACATCGACGACCTGGAGGCGCTGCTCGACCGGCTCGCGGTGACCGGCCCCGTGCACCTGGTCGGCAACTCCTACGGCGGCACGATCGCGTTCGGCTACGCGGCCCGGAACCCCGGGCGGGCGGCGAGCGTCAGCCTCATCGAGTCCGAACCGGCCACCGCCGCCTGGGCGGTGAAGCTCGGCGGGATCCTCGACCGGGTCGTGAGCCAGCTCGCACACAACGAGCCGGACGCGATCGCCTGGATCACCGCCCACCGCGGCCCCAACACCGCCCGGCTGGCCAGGGGCGCGGCCCGGCTCGCCCGCGAGACCAGCCTCGGCCGGGACATCCCGGCCAGCCGTGTCCTGACGGACGATCAGATAGCGGCGGTGCGCTGCCCGGTGCTGGGTCTGTACGGCGGCGACTCCGACCTCGCCGAACTCGCGCCCTGGCTCGAGGCGATGCTGCCGGACTGCCGGACCGTGGTGATACCGGGGCACGAGCACTCGGTCCTCGTGGAGGCCTCGGGGACGGTCGGCGGGCACATCCTGTCGCTCGTCGAGGAGGCCGGACGGGTGGCGGCGGAGGCGGCCGGGTGA
- a CDS encoding acyl carrier protein, translating to MTSPTPHTPVTTEPTEPTAEITADEESVLADLTGMLARLLEDEYGVDDVEIGMRTTFNRDLELESIDLVTLAGLLQERYGDRVNFAEFLAGMEFDEIIELTVGRLVEYVVTSLKSAGAS from the coding sequence ATGACCTCCCCCACCCCCCACACCCCCGTCACCACCGAGCCGACCGAGCCCACCGCCGAGATCACCGCCGACGAGGAGTCCGTCCTCGCCGACCTCACCGGCATGCTCGCGCGGCTTCTGGAGGACGAGTACGGCGTCGACGACGTCGAGATCGGCATGCGGACGACCTTCAACCGCGATCTGGAGCTGGAGAGCATCGACCTGGTCACCCTGGCCGGACTGCTCCAGGAGCGGTACGGCGACCGGGTCAACTTCGCCGAGTTCCTGGCCGGCATGGAGTTCGACGAGATCATCGAGCTGACCGTGGGCCGGCTCGTCGAGTACGTCGTGACCAGCCTGAAGAGCGCGGGGGCGAGCTGA